CATTATGGACTTCAGTTGAAAAAGGTTAAACTGACAAGAAATATCCCTAGGTGAGTGCCAAGTTTGGTGAAATCAGCcattgtgtttctgttttaatgGTTTTCAACCCAGGGTAGAAATGTATGCAAATGTATTTGCTTTTAGCAAAATGAAGAACATTGTGTTTTCGCACAGTGATAAGGACTGACTTCCCTAAAGAGTCATTTCATTTGCTTCCTGCATCGTGTATCCTTGGCTAGAAGTGGCAAATTATCTTTGGCTGCCATTGCCTCCAGTGTCACTGGTTTTGGAAGTTTCTCCTGTGGTTTTCCTCACTTGGAGTTACTTTGTAGCAAGAGACATCCTGTCCAGTGCCTCCCTTGGCATGACTTGGCAGCCAGAGAGCGAGAGGTGAAAATGTCATGTTGGGGGAGAGAGATCAGTGTGCTTTGTTTGGCCTCGTCTTCTGCCCTTCACCCCCTCCCCCAGATACTGGCTATTAATCTTTACAACTTGCCTTCATTGTGTCTTCCTTCTGCGTAAATTAACTCTGGGAATTCATGTTTAGTATCATATTTATGGTTCATTGCAAGTGCTTCAGGAGAAGCAGTTTTGATTACTTAATTCTGCACCAGTTCATGCATTAGTGCAGGTTCAGTTAAAGTATTAAGCCTGTGCTAAATCTTTTGCTCTTTCACTATGATAGATCTGTAGCCAACAGACATAAGTTCAGCCTTCCTAgcactaaaaaaagaaaactgttgtTGCATCCTGTTCTCCATACACATATGAGTTTTATGGAGTCATATTGAGTTGTAGTAGTTACATAATGCACGTATGAAATAACCTGTTCAAGGCTGAGGGATGTTCTTTTTAGAACCAAGTACTTTCCATTTCATTGTTACTCAGTGCAGAGGTACACAATCTTCCAAATGTCATGAGGTGgtattttaggaagaaataacCAGAGGTAGAGTTACAGTGAAGTAAGAAGGAGAACTGAAGTACAGTACATTATTTATCAGCTATTGAAGCATCACTTTCCAACTCCCCTGCAGTAGATCTCAGTTTTCAGCTTCTGTATTGTGTTAAAGAAAAACTCCAGCTagcattttaaatacttttgacACTCATCAAGACAGACAACTTTTAGAGATTTTAACAATTGACCTTTACATTAGGACCATTAGAGGTCTCAGACTTAGTCAGGTAAAACTTCCTTTATACCCTTCAGATGAGGATCAGCCTGGGGGAGAACTTGCCTCCTATACTGTACGAGCCCAACTAAAAGGAGCTTCCAAGCTTTGGAGGTTAGAAGAGTAGTGAGCTTCTCTTACTTGTAGTAACTTCCTGTGAGTCACCAGATATTAACTATTTAGGTTTTGAAAGGGATTATTAAATCCAAGCATTTCATCATTTTAGCCATCTGCATCAACAGGTTGGGGTTATCTTGAAGTAGAGAGTACAattttttgtatatttaatGGATAGAAATAGATTCCTGCTGAGTTAAACTGCACTGTTTCTATTACATCCCCATACACCTATCCTTGAGAAGCTCTTATTTTTAGGGAGGAAGATTTCATCAGGTTTCCAGGACCCAAGCAAATGCATCCATACAGGACACCAGATCTCTAACAGCACTACAGCTGATACTTTTAATGCACAATACAGATCTGCACTGCATGTAGTACTGGATTCCAGTTCTGCAAGTGGCCACACAATCTCAGATCTGCACAAACGCAGTCCAGTAGGCTCCCTTGGATCCCAAGAggttctcctgctgctgtgttcAGTGTGAGAAATGCACAGGCATGTTAAACCCAATTAACGATGGGTAACGATGGTCTTGTCTTTTGCAGTTGGGAAGGACTCCAAGTAGTGCCAAAGTTTAAGAGAGTTTAAGACTGACAAAGATAAGATGGTGGAGCAATTTTCTCATTATCTGAGCACTGAACTCAAGATACTTCAGACTTTAAAGTAGTGAGTGACTAGTACTTGGAGCACTCAGCTGAGTGATTATACTAGCAGCAAGACTTCTATTATGACAAGACATAGAGTCTTTATTCTTACTCAGTTTAGCTCCAGGTAGTTCAATAAAAATGATTAATGGTTCTAATGAAAGCAAGAGGgtttttcctgttctctttATACTTATTTTCAAGTAAGTTTTATTTAGAGTGCATTTATCATTGCAGTACTCAGtgattgggggtttttttgcttgttacAGTCACCAGGGGACCAGAAtggtaatttattttgtttccactTAGAACTTTCACTAATGAAATCATGAGTTCAAGTTATAACTAAAGCATAGAGTCACATAATCATGCATTTCTATGCTTTTTAAAACCTTGAAGTTGAGAAATAGGAAGTTAGTTTGTTGATTTGGAAGGGAAATTTTGATAAGTTAGAACTTAAACAACATTTTTAGTAGCGATGCAGTATAAATATTAATTGGGAGCTTTCCTTCACCTGTAAAGCAATGGAACTTATAATAACTTCTCAGGTTAAGTATGGAACAAAGGAGTTTTATCCATTAATGTGCTGAGAAGGGAGGTTGCTTCTATCACAACCTATTCATCGGTAGAGTAGCTTCAGAGGTATGTAACAATATGGTGACTGTTACCATGCACATTATCACACACATGAGGCTGCCATTGAAGAGGCTGTAGATTCAGTTTAGTGAACAAATGCAGccactgctctgtgcagctgcaTTACAAAGTGTTGAAGACTCCCCCATTCTTTTCACTGCCCAAACTTTCACTGAAAATCAGGACTTCATCTGAAGTCTGAATGTGTTACATCAGCTAAGGGGAATACCAAGGATGAGGCATATACTCCTCTTCCAGGACTTCTGTGTGCTTTTTACCAGAGGGTTCACCTACAGCAGTTGCCAGCAGTTCTGAGCCTTACTCTAGTATAAATTCAAATCAGCAGTACTTTTACAACAGAGTTTTTGTTCTTTGACAGATTGCTCAAGTAAGCCTGTATAGAAACTGGAAGACTGTTCAAGGAAAGCCTCTTTAGGTAGTGCAAGACTTTAGGTAAAGCAGTATTTTGTAGTCAAGTCTACATAAAAGAAGCTAGGATGTTAGCAAGACTAAAACAGAGCATGCACTTTGAAATCACTTGGAATGCAAACAGATTCTTTCCTGAAGTCATTGCTGCTGCAAAGAAAGCACAGATTTATTATAACTAAAGGCTATGTACTCCTACAAAAAGTTAGTACTTTATACTTTGCCAAAACCTAATAACTTAtgtttttcctatatttttcAGATGGAACAAATAAAGAGGGCAAATAAACTGTTCACTAATGACTGTATATTTCTGAGGAAAACCCTGAATATTCCTGTTATATCAGAGAAACCGTTACTGTTCAATGGACTTAATTCACTGGAGTCTCCTGAGAATGAAACTGTTGACAGCTCCCCTTCCTGTGATGAAGGACTAATGACAGTTCAGGAAGAAAGTAGTTCTTCTCCAAGTCCTCAAGAGCCTGACAATCAGACAACTGCACCAGAAGAATTATCTGCCAAAGATTTCCTACAAAGATTGGACTTGCAGATTAAGTTATCCAAACAAGCAGCCAGAAAACTAAAAGATGACAACGTCAGGTAAATGCCACTTTTGGTATTAAGCATCTTAATCTCACCTTGAAGGCGTTTTAGTCTAAGCTGAACCTCCTTTGTGGGGCCTCTCAGGCAGCCTCTGTAGCTTTAATTTGTCAACAGCAAGTCTGTGCTATTATCATGCACCAGATACATTCAAAGCACAGCATTAGCAGGTGCCTTGAAGGGCAGTTAGAAAGGCTGCCTCACAACACATTGTTTAGAGAATACCAATACTATTCCATAAAAGCTGGAAAGCCAGCATTTTCCAAGATCCCCTGCTATGTAAGAGGGCAACTACTTAAGCAAAGCCATAGTTTTCAGTAGAGTACTAAGCCAAGGCCTGTGTGGAAGCTGAATGTTTACAGCAagacttgcatttttttcttctgccccAAACTGCCTgattattatgtaaatattCTCCATGATGCAGTTTCAGTTAAGCTATTCTATCTCCTTTCCCTATACAATCCCTCTGTCTGTGGATCCTCCTGTATGCAGACACCGTCTTTTCTTCAGTATTGCTTTGACAGCAAGGAGCTCCCCGACATTTACTCATGGTAAAAGCAGTACCTTTCTGAGCTCTGCCACAGTGGTTATCCCCTCACATATGTAGGTATCCCACGGTGAGTGCAGAAAGACTTAGAGCAAGAGTAGACATCAGTagtgtttgttttccatgttcttGGAACAAACTTCCTCACAGTGTTCACAAGCAATTTCTTGGGCTGGTGCTCTGCCTGTTTATTCTCCACAGAAATCACCTCAGTGGGGGACGCTGAGGTGGCCTTTCTCATGACAATAAAAGGTATGACTGCAGGGCACTAGGATTGCTTCAGTTACCACAGAGCTGGAGAGAAATTATGCCTGCAGATACATATTTGCTTTTGCAAATTTGtttaatgtaaaattttattCCTCATCCTGGTTCATTTCATATACTCTGATTTTGAGGGCAAGGAACATGCTTTTCACACTAAGCAGAAAGTAACTTTCAGAACCAAATTTATGGAGCATAGTGCCatcatttctttaaattatttcagcaacTTGAAAACTTTGTTCAATAGAGACAAGTATGAAGGAGAGCAGTATATTGCCTTTAGCCATTGGACAAGCCTCCTTTGGAGAAGTATCTGCTCATACAACTCCATTGCCAGGACACTGCTTTATAGTTTCAGGAAAGGCTGGAATACTTTCACATCTTGTTAACACACTTGtagtttttttaattgattatatgaaaggaaaaatagctGTTGGAAGTCAGAACCTTCTCTGTTCAAACTCATTCACTTCCATTCTTGTGTTTGAAGCCATGTAAAGCATCTGTCAGAATGTGCTGATGCTGACTTGCATATCATTAGATCTATGTACCTAACAGATTAGAGGTGTTGACCCAGCAGTTAAGCTGGATGACAGGAAATCACAGTCCCTGCCACAGAAAGGCAGTTATTTAACATCCCTTCAACAAAATAACATGCTAATTTACAGAAGGAAATTCAATCAGACCTTGCTGCCCCATGAGCGGAGCCAGTACAGTGGAAGTGACATTGCATAAATAGTGCACTGCTGCTACTAACACCCATTTCCTATATTGCTAAAGTTACAAGTTGGGAAATGGGGGCCTGGTACCAAGTTTCCTCCTAAAAACAATGTATACAGGAGAGTGCATTACTTTCCTACCTCCTGTTCAGCTTTAGCAGTTAATTTTGTTAATTATGCAGAGTACAGATTTCTACTGGTCATGAAGCTACAGGACACATGAGGTACAGAGCTGCAGGCTCTCTGGTGATTAGGATGTTACCCAAGGCTTCTGAAGAGAAATAGTTTCCTGTGCATCTTACGAAGTCTTCATAATGTCCCCTTCTATCTCACCACCTCCGGCTTTCAGTCATGGCCCACAAAAAGCCATCCTTGCCTTGTCCTCTCCAACACAGTTGGAAAGGATGGACCCCTTCACAGGAAGAGGCAGAGGACCAAAGTGAATGTTAACTCCTTCCACAGAGCAGGAGTAGGGAGAGACCAAACACCTTGGAGATACTTTTCAGTTGTGTTCCATAAGTGGTATTTTGGGGCTCAGACTGGAAGGTGGCAACATTCTTTACTGTGCTaaagcagctgcccaggaggcACCTGTGCTCCTTCCTGCCCAGTTGTTTCTTGTGCCTTGCTTGGAGCAGGAAGCCTTTGAAAAATGGACAGCCGTGAGAGTAAAGCAGCCTCATGAATAGGCAAATTTTCTATTATAGTGAAAGCCATATATGAAGTTAGAGTGCTGTTTTCAGCTGCTCTGGCCTTCTGTATTCAGGTTACCTTGTCAAGGCCTGGTTAGAATGTGAcatgtgccagcactgccatgtaCTTCAGTGTCTGTTTGAGAGTAACAAAGGAGCACCTGGAGTTAATCTACTGCCACCAAACAGGATATGGAACTAACAAAACTGCAGGCAGAAGCAGACTATCGGTTTGAGAACTTAAAGAGCCGTGACTTCTCACCATACAGTGAGCCTGATTTGACAGATGGTGAGAACCATAACATGTATTAAATTGCTCTATATTTTGATCTCCCTTAAGTTGCCAAGAATGCATGTGCATACATGCACTGACTCAGATTAAACCACACAAGGCTGTTTCATAGTCAGAAACCGCCTTGTGCTACAAAGGCATCTTAAGGTAAATTACATGGGTTAATCACAGTTCTTGAAGTCACTCCTTTAAGTGCTCTCAAAGGAATAAAGTTTAGGTAGAAAAAAAGAGGAGCCCATAATTGCAGATTCAGAGTAAACTGTAATAGCTGTGCAAGTAGGTGAGCATTAAAGGTTATAGAATGTGATCCACTCAGCTTGTGCCAGCTGCCTTTCTCTATTAGTTTTATGTAAGCACATGGCTAGATCTGTGTGCAATACTAGTTTTACTAGAGTTTCATTGAGCAAGAAATCATTAGCTAATGAATCACTAATGACACGTATTTACCCGAGGTGCAGCTCAAGCAATAAGACCTTTTTGTTCTGAGCAATGTTTTCATAATAGGccagaagaaatgcaaaagGATTAATATAGTTGTTTGTAGCATATGTTGCTAACTCATGTGTTTGCATATTAGGGAAGAATGCTTCCTATTAGTTTTATCCACACATGGAATAAAAGCAACTTGGGATAGTTTGAGAAAATATGATGTTGTTTCATCTTGCCCAAATTGCTGTTATGTATGTTTTAGGATGCTGAAACTGCCAAGTTTAGTGATGCTTTTTGAATCAGATAGTTGAACACCAGATGCCTAATGCAAACTCTTTATAGAGTCCTTAAGATTTTAGAGTAATAGTGTGATCGACCAGAAGACTGGGGCCATAGACTGTGCTTCTGGGACAGGTCATGTCATTTGTCTTTTAGTGAGGCATTTTGGAAATCTTGTAACTAAACAGAGCCACTCTAATAACTATTGGTTATGTGAGCCACTGTAACTGGTGTCAGCACTGAAACAGAACCATAGACTGTCATCTGCTGAGTTGTCTTGACCTCAGCCTCAGAGAGAGTAGGGTGTTGAAGCCTTTGGAACTGATAACTAATTGAGATGATTTGCCCAATAATTTTTCACTGTCATTGGCAATCGGCTAAGAAAACAGATGCCTCAATAAAGGAGGCTGTCTGAGGAGAACTCTTTCAGACTGCACAAAGCTATTAACTATCTCCTCAGGTTGCTGCCGCATTTAATTGTGGATTCTAGAAGCATCCAAGcgtttgggtttatttgtttaCACTCAGGTGTGGTTGCCCTTACAGAAGCAGTTGTTTGTGCCTGGTACATGTCCCAGCTTGGAGGAGATTTCTTGCAGCTCCTGTAACCTGCTGAGCAAAATGGTGACAGCAAAGAGGAagggacagcactgcagggctgtaaTGCTGTGCTGTTCCTTTTGCATTCCCTGAAGGAGAACATTACTGCTCTGCTATTTTAAGCGTCTTAAAAGTGAAGTAAATGGTTTGGTCATTTAACAGATACACACTGCCATGGTGGTGCTTGTGGGCCACAGGCCAGAGCTACTACcatataattttgtttcataTGAAGCTCAGCTTGTTTTTAAGCCATCAGAACAGACTTGTACTTGCTCTGCACAGTTCTAAGGTCTACATTAGTAATATTTCCTGGCTGCTACCCTGGTTTGGAGTAGTGCTGCAGACCTCACAGGGCCCAGTATTGCAGCCTGGGACGGAAGGCAGGacctgttcctgctgccccttgctgccagctgcagcagcagctccaagtcATGgtcagaaatgtattttggcATTACAGTCAGCCACGGCTTTGCTTCAGGTCAAACAAAACAACCTACTACATAATTCTTGTGTCCCTGCCATATACAGAAACTCCTCAAGACTGGCAGTAACCCCAATGTCTTCTGCCCTCTGCTGACAACCCAAGAGCCCATTGCACGAGGGAAGTGGGGGCAAACAGCCTAGACAAGGCTTTTGTTACTTGGATGTCTGAAGACTTGCTAATGTAACATTGTTATTTCAGCTCTTCCGTTATATTCACCCATAATCAATGCAGCTCATTTCAGTCCAGTGTTTGGCTGTTGCCATGTCATGATGGATGTTATTCCTATATTAGGGCTTTCAAGAAGAATGACTGAAAGACTAATTCTAGTAGCCTTTGATTGGAAGAAAGATCTTTTTGCTGTAACTCTGCCACATTTTATTCTCCTAAAAGGACAAATATAACAAAACTAAGCAGTACAAAGCAATTTCCAGTGTAGATCATAGAAAGTATGTTTGTAGGGTTCTTCTCTTTGATTATATTCTATCTTTGTTTCTATTCTATCTTTGTTTCTATTCTATCTTTGTTTCTATTCTATCTTTGGTTCTATTTTGGGGGCCTATATaaattgtatatatataatCATTGTTAAAATTTATTAGGGAGAGTCTGCACAATTAGGGTTTTggtactgaaatatttaatttttacctTATACCATTATGAGACTATTTGAATAACTGTACCTTTGTACTACAAAGGCACATACAGAATTAGAAGTAATCTTTTGAAGATCACAGTGTAGCAACTGTAGAGTCTTTGTGTTCTCATCAAAACACTAAAATTGGCAGCAGCTTTAAGACTAGACTCTCAGGAAGAAAATTTTGAAGCTACAGTAGTACAAAACAATGATCTTTAGAGAACTTGGCATGCTTGAATTAGTACTGGATGCTGCCCTGCAATAGGTTTATATaaccagtttatttttaaaggcagtCAAGTAAACAGCAGGCAAACTGATTTTTCTTGAGGATGTTTTAATAGCAACACTACTTCCCTTTATCCAGTCATTACATTAACAATAGCACTTGGTGGGAACTGTTTTATCCTAAGAAAATGCAAGTGATGAATCTCCATGGagactgatgcacaggaagaaCACATCAGGGAGCCCACTCAAGGAATATCCTTGCAGAATCAAGACACAGATCCAGCTACAGCTATGGTGCACTGCTCCTGTTCTTGTTCATTTGGTCCATCTCTACCCCCTGTCATTCAAAAGGTTGAAACAAGCCTCTAACTGAGattcttaaaataagaaattgaAAGTAACTTTACAGGAATTTCAATATGCCCCTCCACTTGTTTGTCCTTTACAGTATTTCTTATTGATTTGGCACTGTAGTCTCAAGAATAGTTCTTTAAATACATTCTGATGTTGTTGAACTTACACAGCTTTGCTTGTTTTCAGCATTCTGTTCTTTAAACATAACAGGAACTCCAGAGATGTGTAATTACCAGTATTATAATGCAAGTATTCCTGTTAGGCAAGGCTGGCATTGCTTAATTTGACCCATTAGGAAAAGTGGTTACCTACATTTTCATTCCAGCTTTACTGTTGAGACATGGTATGTTCCTGACCTGATGATtatgattgttttctttttagagaggaggaggatgaggaaggtCCCTATGCAACCTCTTCATATCATCAGTAGAAGACAGATGTGATGGCCTGAAAACTTCCCATGAAATCAGTTCTTAAAGAACTAAACAGTCAGTAATTTGAAACCCCAGTCTTTTGGACTCATCATCTTGATGTACTTAAAAGAAGTCATGAATGGGAAATTGCACTGAAATTATGACCTCTTCTGCCTTCCATAGGTTAATGTCCTTATGCTATATCAACAAAGGGTTTAAGCCTTCCAAAACTAGCAATGGCCTTTCTACCCCTTCTGTGCAAACTGTAGCATGGTAGCAACAATATATCCTTGAGGTCACCTTTATGCAGGATGTTGATCTTTAGTAAAGATTTTGTAAATACTTGTTAAAGTGAAATTtgttttaagtatttaaaaatattaaagtttGCTTGTAAATGACAAACTATGAAAGTAATAGAAATTTACTTATTCTGCAAACATAGGCAAGTCTGCTGTGAAAGTTTTGTCTACTTCAGGGCTGCGGAACTTGCCTctgcactctgtgtgtgtgtctgtgtgtggttATGATGTGTTTCCAGAAAGGGGAATTCAGCTTGTTTGGATTAGTTAAAGCCTTTATGGTTAAACAACTGTTTGCAAATTGGATTTCTGCTATTAAGGGGACCATTTACAAACAGCTATTTTTCTTTGTGAGGTATGACATTGGAATAGCAGATGTGTGTTCTTGTGTGCAGTTATATTTTGTGtggttttaatttaataaaatacaaaaataccgCTATGTCTGTTAAAATGAAGTCAACTTGGTCCTAGCctgttttttctgaaaaatggttTGTCTAGTTATATGAGCTGTTAGATAATTTCAGGGTAAATAGTGTCCTTTACCTTATAACTCACACTCCTAAATGAGACCTGTAAGAGCTATTTTCTCTAGTTGTGCAGTCAAGAAAACTGTATTAAGATTAGTAAGAGCCACATTGACAAGCCTTCCCTGTTCTGAGAAGAGATGCCAGTATTCAAGTTTGCAAGGGAACCCCACCTGAAGCTGAGGAAGGCAGAATGCAGTCTGCATTCACTCGTTGCCCTGAAGTTAATGTATTGGCAACTTCTTGTTACACATTCTACATTTTTTCCTCAAGTATCCCATAAGCTTCACAAAACTCTCATCATTAAAGACTTGCTGAATCCCCACTGTGACAGATGCAGTTTCCTACTTTCAGCTCATGAGTATAGTTTATCACTCCCTCAAAGACCTTTCTGCAGTATGTTAAGAGGGAAGCGGTATAGAAAGTTTCATTAATTTACTAAAACCTCAAGGAAAAATTGAAAGTTGGCAGGAATTGGTATTTCCCTAGAGTTGGCAGGCTCAGACCCGGCAGGCTCATTCAAATCAACTCTGGTCCTAAAGAGAAAGTCTGCAGTGGCACACAAATTAACAAGAACAGAGAAAGCTTAGATGAATAAAAGGAAGCACTGATTTTTCCTGAAGAGAGTGGTGAATTAGTTTTAGGTCTTGTATCTCTCTTAAATTGGAATTTCTATCTATTCCTTACAGGATAGTAACTTCTATTGTTGTCAGTTAATTTCGGCAGGACATTATGAAGGCAGAATGAACTACTTTTCCAGAAGAAATCCTAACTTCAAGCCCAGTTATATCTTACAGTCCTACATAgaaatttaatctttttctaCCAAAGATGTTCAGCCATCTGCaagagagcagggccccatcataAGTAACTCTTATTTTGGAAGACAAACATCATCACTCTGAATGAtctgctcccttcctccttcttcctcagcTTTATGTACTGGGCATGATGCCAcatggtgtggaatatcccttgggtcagGTGGgggcagctgtcccagctgtgtctcagcttcttgtgcacccaCAGCCTCCTCattggtggggtggggtgaggagcacaaaaggccttggctctgtgtcagctctgctcagcagaaaCTAAAGCATCTCTGCGTTATCCACATATTtgtgtttccagcacaaatccaaaacacagccctgtatTGGTCACTATGGAGAAAATaaactctaccccagccaaaaccagcacactaaTGTAGCTTGTAGTAAAGTGTTTAATAAAGTACAGTATCAGAAACAATAGTCTTAGAAAAGCTCAAAAGGTGAATACCATATATAATGTACTTGTTACATTTTCAGTGATAATTTAGGAGTGAAGTATTTCTGAAGGATTCAGCAGAGATACAAACACCACAGAAACCAATTTTTGTCAGCTTAGAATGAGACGTAGAGGTGGTGAAAATGCCCTTCTCACCAGGAAGAATGCAAGCACTGACAGAATATGATCTACTAATTACGGACTAAATACACCAGCAGTGGATGTCCAGTCCTAATGTGCTCCAAGTGTTCCCTGAAAAATAAGGACTGATCTGTAGCGCAGGTTGAAACCTGCGTCACTGGGTTAGATTTTATTTAGCACAAGTCACAGCCCCTTAGAAATGCAGGGTGATTCATCCGGCTGGCTGGGTTTTTACTGTCTAGTTCTGAAAGGTGTGATGTAATGATAGATGTTCATCCAATGTACCAGCAATGAAACCACTATGTGAAGCATTCAAGTAACAAGTTTAGTGGGCTTGGG
The nucleotide sequence above comes from Pithys albifrons albifrons isolate INPA30051 chromosome 13, PitAlb_v1, whole genome shotgun sequence. Encoded proteins:
- the LYSMD2 gene encoding lysM and putative peptidoglycan-binding domain-containing protein 2; translation: MAEALRQEPSGGPESEAELSQRLARTKARSYGSTASVAAPLAERYVEHRLSAGDTLQGIALKYGVTMEQIKRANKLFTNDCIFLRKTLNIPVISEKPLLFNGLNSLESPENETVDSSPSCDEGLMTVQEESSSSPSPQEPDNQTTAPEELSAKDFLQRLDLQIKLSKQAARKLKDDNVREEEDEEGPYATSSYHQ